From the genome of Thermoplasmata archaeon, one region includes:
- a CDS encoding deoxyhypusine synthase family protein yields MARSLAAGRRQFLKRSVAPVDVARIRGLGGLLEQFRTTSIQARNLARCLEVWENALSDPKRPTILLGLSGPLIAAGLRKVLRDLVDWGLVDVVVSTGAVLYQDLYQSIGGRHWIGTPTANDVRLRELYLDRIYDTYVDELKFEDTDRVIGKITERFPRRPASSREFLGFLGAKFPDRASILSTAARRGVPVFSPALIDSSIGIGLTLYYQANRERADRFILDAVRDNYELVQILAHSPRTAVIYIGGGTPKNWINDGIVMANYAFGREGEGHHYALQITTDVPHWGGLSGSTLDEAQSWGKISATATRAMAHVEASIGLPLLVGALWDRRKRWRPRTRLRFDWSGDQVRIRKGPG; encoded by the coding sequence GTGGCGCGGTCCCTGGCCGCGGGGCGCCGGCAGTTCCTGAAGCGCTCGGTCGCACCGGTCGACGTGGCCCGGATCCGGGGCCTCGGCGGCCTCCTCGAACAGTTCCGCACGACCTCGATCCAGGCCCGGAACCTCGCGCGCTGCCTCGAGGTCTGGGAGAACGCGCTGTCCGATCCCAAGCGGCCCACGATCCTGCTCGGACTCTCCGGGCCCCTCATCGCGGCCGGCCTGCGCAAGGTCCTGCGCGACCTGGTCGACTGGGGGCTCGTCGATGTCGTGGTCTCGACCGGCGCGGTGCTCTACCAGGACCTGTACCAGTCGATCGGCGGCCGGCACTGGATCGGGACGCCGACCGCGAACGACGTCCGGCTGCGGGAGCTCTACCTCGACCGGATCTACGACACCTACGTGGACGAGCTCAAATTCGAGGACACCGACCGTGTGATCGGCAAGATCACCGAGCGATTTCCGCGCCGCCCTGCCTCCTCGCGCGAGTTCCTCGGGTTCCTGGGGGCGAAGTTCCCGGACCGGGCGTCGATCCTGTCGACCGCGGCGCGGCGGGGTGTCCCGGTCTTCTCACCCGCGCTGATCGACAGCTCGATCGGGATCGGGCTGACGCTGTACTATCAGGCGAACCGGGAGCGCGCCGACCGCTTCATCCTGGACGCGGTCCGCGACAACTACGAGCTCGTGCAGATCCTGGCCCACTCGCCGCGCACCGCCGTGATCTACATCGGGGGCGGGACGCCCAAGAACTGGATCAATGACGGCATCGTGATGGCCAACTACGCCTTCGGTCGGGAGGGAGAGGGCCACCACTACGCCCTCCAGATCACCACGGACGTGCCCCACTGGGGGGGCCTCTCGGGGAGCACGCTGGACGAGGCCCAGTCCTGGGGCAAGATCTCGGCGACCGCCACGCGCGCGATGGCGCATGTGGAGGCGTCGATCGGGCTGCCCCTGCTCGTGGGCGCGCTCTGGGACCGCCGCAAGCGCTGGCGACCCCGCACCCGGCTTCGCTTTGACTGGTCCGGCGACCAGGTACGGATCCGAAAGGGTCCCGGCTAG
- a CDS encoding ATP-binding protein — MSSLPSPVLRALQGLSDQSGRTVVIAGPPASGKSALLAEFRRLAGEKGARVIELRGSYRARSTPFGALDGLDPAPPIGPTNGASAEPEEHGDADPMPATPVAPFAYLPERMPRSRRGRGDRPRGSLRGPPMRERSANEGDPEAFWQRLLVDFRSSPPRAVAILVEDGSLFDPDSREFLVALSRKARLRPLLIVCALDSSVPGFMAWEDSFLGRGDVDWIRFAQSTPDAREAHRLKGIFDDLPSVTQRVVGYVALLGGNVGEVVLSRVARLTYSQLAEALLPATGVGVVKVQEGRVVIPHLPWIMLARDLLPPKQLAEMHLEIANALAALSPEPSLARRIEVAQHYLAWYPGPMALRHLLEAGELSLHLLAYDSAEELFAQAIQCLPSLPAAERGSSEAELRLLHAQALFCAGRPDEAVDEMREGLTRALGAGVPIEIVGEWMEFLVLTMRLVGPRPNLVQTLGEIADRCHDAQWVEIEILLQSLLVEFYWERGQTERAREESRRSGALAQALPAGHLQATALLAVGLARIDGTPEEQEVARRFLASGRLLLGRARRWELDHMAGDVEARLLEAQEEWAKALQLREQAIPSLQRQKLHSVELYHQLAIASLLLDHRNGKGVEAVLARATALVESLHLDPPSPSLFRLWMLEARVRALNGETSAARDRWEAIAESPASALLPRQRAESLLRLALLERSVDRADVAEARERVLRAPDLRSAIPTAWVAQLGELASLASQSDHGGAPLPIVAVSGRRRDAQGRERARREPVGDRQRPDDQ, encoded by the coding sequence GTGTCTTCGCTTCCGTCGCCCGTGCTGCGGGCACTGCAGGGTCTGTCCGACCAGTCCGGCCGGACGGTCGTGATCGCCGGCCCGCCAGCGAGCGGCAAGTCCGCCCTCCTCGCCGAGTTCCGTCGGCTGGCGGGCGAGAAGGGTGCCCGCGTCATCGAGCTGCGCGGCAGCTACCGGGCGAGATCGACGCCCTTCGGGGCGCTCGACGGTCTGGACCCGGCCCCACCGATCGGCCCGACGAACGGCGCGTCCGCCGAACCGGAGGAACACGGCGACGCCGATCCGATGCCGGCGACGCCGGTGGCGCCGTTCGCCTATCTGCCGGAACGGATGCCGCGCAGCCGTCGCGGCCGGGGGGACCGCCCACGCGGCTCGCTGCGGGGTCCCCCGATGCGCGAGCGCTCGGCGAACGAGGGAGACCCCGAGGCGTTCTGGCAGCGGCTGCTCGTCGACTTCCGGTCCTCGCCCCCCCGGGCGGTGGCGATCCTCGTCGAGGACGGTTCGCTCTTCGACCCCGACAGCCGGGAGTTCCTCGTGGCGCTGAGCCGCAAGGCGCGGCTGCGACCGCTCCTGATCGTCTGCGCGCTCGATTCCTCGGTGCCGGGGTTCATGGCGTGGGAGGACTCGTTCCTCGGGCGGGGCGACGTGGACTGGATCCGCTTCGCCCAGTCGACCCCGGACGCCCGAGAGGCGCACCGGCTCAAGGGGATCTTCGACGACCTGCCGTCGGTCACGCAACGGGTCGTCGGGTACGTCGCGCTCCTGGGCGGCAACGTAGGGGAGGTCGTCCTCTCCCGCGTCGCCCGCCTGACCTACTCGCAGCTCGCCGAGGCGCTGCTACCGGCGACAGGCGTGGGCGTCGTCAAGGTCCAGGAAGGGCGCGTCGTCATCCCCCACCTCCCGTGGATCATGCTCGCGCGGGATCTGCTGCCCCCCAAGCAGCTGGCCGAGATGCACCTCGAGATCGCGAACGCTCTCGCCGCCCTCTCGCCCGAACCGTCGCTCGCCCGGCGCATCGAGGTGGCGCAGCACTACCTCGCCTGGTACCCCGGCCCGATGGCGCTCCGCCACCTGCTCGAGGCCGGTGAGCTGAGCCTGCACCTGCTCGCGTACGATTCCGCGGAGGAACTGTTCGCCCAGGCGATCCAGTGCCTCCCGTCCCTTCCCGCCGCCGAACGGGGCTCCAGCGAGGCCGAGCTGAGGCTGCTGCACGCGCAGGCCCTGTTCTGCGCGGGCCGACCCGACGAGGCCGTCGACGAGATGCGGGAGGGGCTCACCCGGGCGCTGGGCGCGGGCGTGCCGATCGAGATCGTCGGCGAGTGGATGGAGTTCCTCGTGCTGACGATGCGGCTGGTCGGACCTCGGCCGAACCTCGTGCAGACCCTCGGCGAGATCGCGGACCGGTGCCACGACGCCCAGTGGGTCGAGATCGAGATCCTGTTGCAGTCGCTCCTGGTCGAGTTCTACTGGGAGCGGGGCCAGACCGAGCGGGCCCGCGAGGAGTCCCGACGCTCCGGCGCGCTGGCCCAGGCGCTCCCCGCCGGACACCTGCAGGCGACCGCGCTGCTCGCCGTCGGACTCGCCCGCATCGACGGGACGCCGGAGGAGCAGGAGGTCGCGCGCCGGTTCCTCGCCTCGGGCCGACTCCTCCTCGGGCGCGCACGGCGCTGGGAGCTCGATCACATGGCCGGCGATGTCGAGGCCCGGCTGCTCGAGGCGCAGGAGGAGTGGGCGAAGGCGCTCCAGCTGCGCGAGCAGGCGATCCCGAGCCTGCAGCGGCAGAAGCTGCACAGCGTGGAGCTGTACCACCAGCTGGCGATCGCGAGCCTGCTCCTCGACCACCGCAACGGCAAGGGCGTCGAGGCCGTCCTCGCGCGGGCGACCGCGCTCGTCGAGTCGCTCCACCTCGATCCCCCGTCGCCGTCGCTCTTCCGCCTGTGGATGCTCGAGGCCCGGGTCCGGGCCCTCAACGGCGAGACGAGCGCGGCGCGCGACCGCTGGGAGGCCATCGCGGAGTCCCCGGCGAGCGCGCTGCTCCCGCGACAGCGCGCCGAGAGCCTGCTCCGCCTGGCCCTGCTCGAGCGCTCGGTCGACCGGGCGGACGTCGCCGAGGCCCGGGAGCGCGTCCTGCGGGCGCCCGACCTCCGCTCGGCGATCCCGACGGCCTGGGTCGCCCAGCTCGGCGAGCTCGCCAGCCTCGCATCCCAGAGCGATCACGGCGGCGCGCCGCTGCCGATCGTCGCCGTGTCAGGTCGGCGACGCGACGCTCAGGGCCGGGAACGCGCTCGGCGCGAGCCCGTAGGCGATCGTCAGCGCCCCGACGACCAGTAG
- a CDS encoding TMEM165/GDT1 family protein, which produces MDLAFLSGFLVVFAVTGGFELFDRTSFAIIALASRHPPVASWAGAAVAFVVSTAIAVSVGATLVALLGPGRVGLVRAGAGTFLIGYALWLWYRGPEEGAEGATSARTALLAAFATVLLLELGDTTMIIEVLFVTTYGWLVVFAAGALALASVAAWAAWLGGRLGARVEPMLLHRIVVVILLVVGALTIAYGLAPSAFPALSVASPT; this is translated from the coding sequence ATGGACCTCGCCTTCCTCAGCGGGTTCCTCGTCGTCTTCGCCGTCACCGGCGGCTTCGAGCTGTTCGACCGGACCAGCTTCGCGATCATCGCGCTGGCCTCCCGCCATCCGCCGGTAGCGTCGTGGGCGGGCGCGGCCGTGGCGTTCGTCGTGTCGACCGCGATCGCGGTCAGCGTGGGGGCTACGCTGGTCGCCCTGCTCGGCCCCGGCCGCGTCGGCCTGGTCCGTGCGGGCGCCGGCACGTTCCTGATCGGCTACGCCCTCTGGCTCTGGTACCGCGGTCCGGAGGAAGGCGCGGAGGGGGCCACGAGCGCGCGGACCGCGCTGCTCGCGGCCTTCGCCACCGTGCTCCTGCTCGAGCTCGGCGACACGACGATGATCATCGAGGTGCTGTTCGTGACGACGTACGGCTGGCTCGTCGTCTTCGCCGCCGGCGCGCTCGCCCTGGCGAGCGTGGCCGCGTGGGCCGCCTGGCTGGGGGGCCGCCTCGGGGCCCGCGTCGAGCCGATGCTCCTGCACCGGATCGTGGTCGTGATCCTACTGGTCGTCGGGGCGCTGACGATCGCCTACGGGCTCGCGCCGAGCGCGTTCCCGGCCCTGAGCGTCGCGTCGCCGACCTGA
- the pyrI gene encoding aspartate carbamoyltransferase regulatory subunit, translated as MRELKITPIKNGTVIDHIANGLALDVLRIVGVQSLDKDSTVSIALHVRSGKLGWKDIVKVENMELSPRKVNAIALIAPTATISIIRDFKVREKRPVDLPERILGVLVCPNLNCITNQSEPIESEFEVTTRRPIVLTCVFCERRVDDFLHHLS; from the coding sequence ATGCGCGAGCTGAAGATCACCCCGATCAAGAACGGGACCGTCATCGACCACATCGCGAACGGTCTCGCGCTCGACGTGCTGCGGATCGTGGGCGTCCAGAGCCTCGACAAGGACTCGACGGTCAGCATCGCGCTGCACGTCCGCTCCGGCAAGCTCGGCTGGAAGGACATCGTCAAGGTCGAGAACATGGAGCTGTCGCCCCGCAAGGTCAACGCCATCGCGCTCATCGCGCCCACCGCGACGATCTCGATCATCCGGGACTTCAAGGTCCGCGAGAAGCGCCCGGTCGACCTGCCCGAGCGGATCCTCGGGGTGCTCGTGTGCCCGAACCTGAACTGCATCACGAACCAGTCGGAGCCGATCGAGAGCGAGTTCGAGGTGACGACCCGCCGCCCGATCGTGCTCACCTGCGTCTTCTGCGAGCGGCGGGTGGACGACTTCCTCCACCACCTCTCGTAG
- the pyrB gene encoding aspartate carbamoyltransferase — protein MSLHGRDVISIRDLSREEIESLVADARRMIPYAEGTKVARTLEDKIVAMAFFEPSTRTRLSFESAVHRLGGRCLTIADPGSSSVRKGESLYDTVRMLTAYADAIVLRHPNEGSARLAARASDKPVLNAGDGAGQHPTQTLLDLATMEEAFGTLSGLRVVLLGDLKYGRTVHSLAYALALFGAELVLSSPPTLRLPEEVRDQLEHMGVHLTEEDQLHRAIRDADVLYVTRIQKERFPDESEYQKVAGSYRIDNAVLAGAKSRLIVLHPLPRAGEIAPEVDSTPHAAYFRQAFLAVPVRMALLNAILAPPKARRGR, from the coding sequence ATGTCGCTCCACGGTCGCGACGTGATCTCCATCCGCGACCTCTCGCGCGAGGAGATCGAATCCCTGGTCGCCGACGCGCGTCGCATGATCCCCTACGCCGAGGGAACGAAGGTCGCGCGCACGCTGGAAGACAAGATCGTCGCGATGGCCTTCTTCGAGCCCTCGACGCGAACGCGGCTGTCGTTCGAGTCGGCGGTACACCGGCTGGGCGGCCGATGCCTGACGATCGCGGACCCGGGCTCGTCGTCGGTGCGCAAGGGCGAGAGCCTGTACGACACGGTCCGGATGCTGACGGCCTACGCCGACGCGATCGTGCTGCGGCATCCGAACGAGGGATCGGCCCGGCTGGCCGCCCGCGCCTCCGACAAACCGGTCCTCAACGCCGGGGACGGCGCGGGCCAGCATCCCACGCAAACGCTGCTCGATCTCGCGACGATGGAGGAGGCCTTCGGGACGCTGTCCGGCCTCCGGGTCGTCCTGCTCGGGGATCTGAAGTACGGACGCACCGTCCACTCGCTCGCCTACGCGCTGGCGCTCTTCGGGGCCGAGCTCGTGCTCTCGTCGCCCCCGACGCTGCGGCTCCCGGAGGAGGTTCGCGACCAGCTCGAGCACATGGGGGTCCATCTGACCGAGGAGGACCAGCTCCATCGAGCGATCCGCGACGCGGACGTGCTCTACGTCACGCGCATCCAGAAGGAGCGGTTCCCGGACGAGAGCGAGTACCAGAAGGTCGCGGGCTCCTACCGCATCGACAACGCCGTCCTCGCCGGGGCGAAGTCGCGCCTCATCGTCCTCCATCCGCTGCCCCGGGCCGGCGAGATCGCGCCGGAGGTCGATTCGACCCCGCACGCGGCCTACTTCCGGCAGGCGTTCCTCGCGGTCCCGGTCCGGATGGCGCTGCTCAACGCCATCCTCGCGCCGCCGAAGGCGCGCCGCGGTCGGTGA
- a CDS encoding DMT family transporter: MLRAMEAAPWSWGSRLTFLLVVVFWGLNYPFVNLGLTAASPLWLASLRAGIGALATLGVVSARHAWGSLDRAARRDAIVLGLLNTGAFFGLWFWAAREVTPGLAAVIIYTFPLWVALLSLPVLGRGLHGCQWASVGVGFAGVALISQLGETGGSSVSVPAAVALLLAALAWALGTVLFQRRFRPSQLMEANAWQLLGGTSGLLAATLAIAPRPLPTATPSLVASLLWMGLLGTAAAYLIWFSLLARTPASTLSAYTFLVPVVALAFSAAFLGERLDYLQLVGVALVLASIYGIGRAYGNRSEHDGPRPQAT; this comes from the coding sequence GTGCTCCGCGCCATGGAGGCGGCGCCCTGGTCGTGGGGCTCCCGGCTCACGTTCCTGCTGGTCGTCGTCTTCTGGGGCCTCAACTACCCGTTCGTGAACCTGGGGCTCACGGCGGCCTCGCCGCTCTGGCTCGCGTCCCTGCGGGCGGGGATCGGCGCGCTCGCGACGCTGGGCGTCGTGAGCGCCCGGCACGCGTGGGGCTCCCTGGACCGGGCCGCGCGCCGGGATGCGATCGTGCTGGGGCTTCTCAATACCGGCGCGTTCTTCGGCCTGTGGTTCTGGGCGGCCCGGGAGGTCACTCCGGGCCTGGCGGCCGTGATCATCTACACCTTCCCGCTGTGGGTAGCGCTGCTGTCGCTCCCAGTGCTCGGACGGGGGCTCCACGGATGCCAGTGGGCCTCGGTCGGAGTCGGCTTCGCCGGGGTCGCCCTGATCTCGCAGCTCGGCGAGACGGGTGGCTCAAGCGTGAGCGTGCCGGCGGCCGTCGCCCTGCTGCTCGCCGCGCTCGCTTGGGCACTCGGCACGGTCCTTTTCCAGCGCCGATTTCGACCCTCGCAGCTGATGGAAGCGAACGCCTGGCAGCTGTTGGGTGGCACGTCCGGCCTCTTGGCCGCGACTCTCGCCATCGCGCCCCGGCCCCTGCCGACCGCGACCCCGAGCCTGGTGGCGTCGCTCCTCTGGATGGGACTGCTCGGAACGGCGGCCGCCTACCTGATCTGGTTCTCGCTGCTGGCGCGGACTCCAGCCTCGACCCTGAGCGCCTATACGTTCCTCGTGCCCGTCGTCGCGCTCGCGTTCTCAGCCGCGTTCCTGGGCGAGCGGCTGGATTACCTGCAACTGGTCGGTGTGGCGTTGGTGCTCGCGAGCATCTACGGAATCGGGCGTGCCTATGGGAACCGGTCCGAGCACGATGGCCCCCGACCTCAAGCGACGTGA
- a CDS encoding tyrosine-type recombinase/integrase, with protein sequence MVEAYAHDTSLAPTTRAMNLGLVRSFLRWTGNSLADSKRLWKGPRPVATRRYWLTKEQLAAALGNARGRERVAIALAGLNGLRSAEIRELRVENCRMDLPDPRLVFRGKGDKIRDIAMNRTFVWPELLPPVTGKSAKDRVYPFGRTTLDRDVKAACRRVGLPARSPHDLRRSFGRIAYQAGVPLNVIQGIYGHADLAETSYYIGTDQAEQRAGIDQFSRAFGVPGPETGVSGPAARHFTDVPARSW encoded by the coding sequence ATGGTCGAGGCCTACGCCCACGACACGTCGCTCGCGCCCACGACCCGTGCGATGAACCTGGGCCTGGTCCGGTCGTTCCTGCGATGGACCGGAAACTCGCTGGCCGACAGCAAGCGCCTGTGGAAGGGACCGCGACCCGTCGCGACCCGCCGGTACTGGCTCACGAAGGAACAACTGGCCGCCGCGCTCGGAAACGCACGGGGGCGGGAACGCGTGGCGATCGCGTTGGCGGGGCTGAACGGCCTGCGCAGCGCCGAGATCCGAGAGCTGCGGGTCGAGAACTGCCGGATGGACCTGCCCGACCCGCGGCTGGTCTTCCGCGGCAAGGGCGACAAGATCCGCGACATCGCCATGAACCGGACGTTCGTCTGGCCCGAGCTGCTGCCCCCGGTGACCGGGAAGAGCGCCAAGGACCGCGTCTATCCGTTCGGCCGCACGACCCTGGACCGCGACGTGAAGGCGGCGTGCCGACGGGTCGGGCTACCCGCCCGATCGCCCCACGACCTGCGACGCAGTTTCGGTCGGATCGCCTACCAGGCAGGGGTGCCGCTGAACGTGATCCAGGGGATCTATGGCCACGCGGACCTGGCGGAGACCAGCTACTACATCGGAACCGACCAGGCCGAGCAGCGCGCCGGGATCGACCAGTTCTCGAGGGCGTTTGGGGTTCCCGGCCCGGAAACGGGTGTTTCCGGGCCGGCGGCCCGTCATTTTACTGACGTGCCGGCCAGGTCGTGGTAG
- a CDS encoding HisA/HisF-related TIM barrel protein — protein MPPAAEDRSGADGPALVPCLLLRKGRVYRPGPDGPVPAMRSNGSAFDIFDVIDALSPRYPRLYLADLDGLAHNNPQLEYIQELSRDMPLWVDAGPRNADGAIDIIVAGAEKAVLSSAYLEGLRELKRAWRLSTELVFEIETGSGVPAADGERWPGADPISLARAARAVGPAPIVLSPRGVDPDWSLVRSIAGDGPTWVDGSFEVRDASRLAEVGAAGGIFHIDSIFAELDAR, from the coding sequence GTGCCGCCCGCAGCCGAGGATCGCAGCGGCGCCGACGGACCGGCGCTCGTTCCCTGCCTTCTGCTTCGCAAGGGTCGGGTCTATCGTCCCGGGCCCGACGGTCCGGTCCCGGCGATGCGGTCGAACGGATCGGCCTTCGACATCTTCGACGTGATCGACGCCCTGAGTCCTCGCTACCCTCGACTGTACCTCGCGGACCTCGACGGCCTGGCGCACAACAACCCGCAGCTCGAGTACATCCAGGAGCTTTCTCGCGACATGCCGCTGTGGGTCGACGCCGGCCCTCGTAACGCCGACGGGGCGATCGACATCATCGTCGCGGGCGCAGAGAAAGCGGTTCTCTCCAGTGCGTACCTCGAGGGCCTGCGCGAGCTCAAGCGGGCGTGGCGTCTTTCCACCGAGCTCGTGTTCGAGATCGAGACCGGTAGCGGCGTCCCGGCGGCCGACGGTGAGCGGTGGCCGGGCGCCGACCCGATCTCCCTCGCGCGAGCCGCCCGCGCGGTGGGTCCCGCCCCCATCGTCCTTTCCCCTCGCGGCGTCGATCCCGACTGGAGCCTCGTCCGCTCGATCGCGGGCGACGGGCCGACCTGGGTCGATGGGTCGTTCGAGGTTCGAGACGCCTCCCGTCTCGCCGAGGTCGGCGCGGCCGGAGGTATCTTCCACATTGACTCGATCTTCGCGGAGCTCGACGCCCGATGA
- the thrS gene encoding threonine--tRNA ligase yields the protein MAELATITVRFPDGSHRAVPPGRTAGELLAEWEPARAGDFLAAVWDGRTVDLSSRLDRDAALAPLTFQDRAGRDILQHSAAHLVAKALTETIPEAKPTHGPATDEGFFYDFDVRPLVPDDLDRMREAMARAIDAREPYVRRELPRPEAEQLFSSNPYKLGYLAEAPADEPVSVYETGAFVDLCRGPHVPDTGWLKGVHILGFSGLERGATESAAPLQRVRGVAFPTRHELEVYLKQRAEAEARDHRVIGAKQELFLFLDEIPGFPFWLPNGMALVRELERYVTEHLRRAGYAEVHTPLLFPQSVYETSGHWEHYRENMFLTELDGRTFGWKPMNCPGSMLIFRSRARSYRELPLRLAEFAPLHRLEASGTLHGLTRVRELVQDDAHVFVTEEQVEPELRILLDWIREAFATFRLEWSCELSTRPANFLGEAADWDRAEATLDKVLRESGVPYRVSPGEGGFYAPKIDLHVRDSLGRPWQTGTIQLDYQMPRRFHLEYQGPDGQLHMPVVIHRTILGSWERFLGVFIEHCAGRFPPWLAPVQVRVLPVTDRHADAALGLAEELRAEGLRVEVAAPDESIAKRVRTAEVDRIPYVLVLGDREITEGLVTVRSRGSKETKTVSRGEFAASARERIRRREFDP from the coding sequence ATGGCGGAACTGGCGACGATCACCGTCCGGTTCCCGGACGGGTCCCACCGCGCGGTTCCGCCCGGACGCACCGCGGGCGAGCTGCTCGCAGAGTGGGAGCCCGCCCGCGCGGGCGACTTCCTGGCGGCCGTCTGGGATGGCCGGACCGTCGACCTATCGAGCCGATTGGATCGGGATGCCGCGCTCGCACCGCTCACCTTCCAGGACCGAGCCGGGCGCGACATTCTCCAGCACTCGGCCGCTCACCTGGTCGCGAAGGCGCTCACCGAGACCATCCCGGAGGCGAAGCCCACGCACGGGCCGGCGACCGACGAGGGGTTCTTCTACGACTTCGACGTGCGGCCGCTCGTCCCCGACGATCTCGATCGCATGCGCGAGGCGATGGCCCGAGCGATCGACGCGCGCGAACCGTACGTGCGGAGGGAACTTCCTCGCCCCGAGGCCGAGCAGCTCTTCTCGAGCAACCCGTACAAGCTCGGCTACCTCGCGGAGGCCCCGGCGGACGAGCCCGTGTCCGTCTACGAGACCGGGGCCTTCGTCGATCTCTGCCGCGGGCCCCACGTCCCGGACACCGGCTGGCTGAAGGGGGTGCACATTCTCGGCTTCTCGGGTCTCGAACGTGGCGCCACCGAATCCGCCGCGCCCCTGCAGCGAGTGCGCGGCGTGGCCTTCCCGACCCGGCACGAGCTCGAGGTCTACCTCAAGCAGCGCGCCGAGGCCGAGGCGCGCGATCACCGGGTGATCGGCGCCAAGCAGGAGCTGTTCCTCTTCCTCGACGAGATACCGGGCTTCCCGTTCTGGCTCCCGAACGGGATGGCGCTCGTCCGCGAGCTCGAACGGTACGTGACCGAGCACTTGCGGCGGGCCGGTTACGCTGAGGTCCACACTCCGCTGCTGTTCCCACAGTCGGTCTACGAGACCAGCGGGCACTGGGAGCACTACCGGGAGAACATGTTCCTGACCGAGCTCGATGGCCGGACGTTCGGCTGGAAGCCGATGAACTGCCCGGGCTCGATGCTGATCTTCCGCTCGCGCGCCCGCAGCTACCGGGAGCTCCCGCTCCGCCTCGCCGAGTTCGCGCCGCTCCACCGCCTCGAAGCGAGCGGCACGCTCCACGGCCTGACGCGGGTGCGCGAGCTCGTCCAGGACGATGCGCACGTGTTCGTCACCGAGGAGCAGGTCGAACCGGAGCTGCGGATCCTCCTCGACTGGATCCGGGAGGCGTTCGCGACGTTCCGCCTCGAATGGTCGTGCGAGCTGTCCACGCGTCCGGCCAACTTCCTCGGCGAGGCCGCGGACTGGGATCGGGCCGAGGCGACCCTGGACAAGGTGCTCCGGGAGTCCGGGGTTCCCTACCGGGTCTCGCCGGGAGAGGGCGGGTTCTACGCGCCGAAGATCGACCTCCACGTTCGGGACTCGCTCGGCCGACCCTGGCAGACCGGCACGATCCAGCTCGACTACCAGATGCCGCGGCGCTTCCACCTCGAGTACCAGGGACCGGATGGGCAGCTCCACATGCCGGTCGTCATCCACCGGACGATCCTCGGCAGCTGGGAGCGCTTCCTCGGCGTTTTCATCGAACACTGCGCCGGGCGCTTCCCTCCGTGGCTCGCACCCGTCCAGGTCCGTGTGCTGCCGGTCACCGATCGCCATGCGGATGCGGCGCTCGGACTGGCCGAGGAGCTGCGCGCCGAGGGCCTGCGGGTCGAGGTCGCCGCGCCGGACGAGTCGATCGCGAAGCGGGTGCGCACCGCGGAGGTGGATCGGATCCCGTACGTGCTGGTCCTGGGCGACCGTGAGATCACCGAGGGCCTCGTCACGGTACGGAGCCGGGGCTCGAAGGAAACGAAGACCGTCTCGCGCGGTGAGTTCGCGGCGAGCGCCCGCGAGCGCATCCGCCGTCGGGAGTTCGACCCCTAG